One Cloacibacillus sp. DNA segment encodes these proteins:
- a CDS encoding NusG domain II-containing protein, with protein MAIVTAAGALMLICGAFLPGVRKGVPTYAEVVADGVVIHRIPLAQPPRDIRVKTGGGFNIIRAGGGGAAIISADCPDGSCVRMGRITRPGTGAVCLPHHLALRITGAQKTNNDVDGVSY; from the coding sequence ATGGCCATAGTGACGGCTGCGGGCGCGCTCATGCTCATCTGCGGCGCATTTTTGCCCGGCGTGCGCAAAGGCGTGCCGACCTATGCCGAAGTAGTGGCGGACGGCGTCGTCATCCATCGCATCCCGCTTGCGCAGCCGCCGCGCGACATACGGGTGAAGACGGGCGGCGGTTTTAACATCATACGCGCAGGCGGCGGCGGGGCCGCGATAATTTCCGCGGACTGTCCAGACGGAAGCTGCGTCCGCATGGGGCGCATCACGCGGCCCGGAACCGGCGCCGTCTGCCTACCTCATCATCTCGCGCTTCGCATAACGGGCGCGCAGAAGACAAACAACGATGTGGACGGCGTAAGCTACTGA
- a CDS encoding FAD:protein FMN transferase — MTVKKTTCFTIAAAAFFCAAFFIYGRTQATAQQTCAASENYRMGTYVRVTLYGADKEKLDSSLKEADGLLVKLEELFSANIASSDVGRINTARGKWTSVDEKTYSLISRAGKTAKATGGAFNPAIGDVVKLWKIGTPQARIPEAYEIARALRNTDYGKITLKNDNGKFFVKAPEGMALDLGAIAKGRAADLLKARLLELNVQSAIIDLGGNIDLIGKAPKRGLWKIGLQHPDHPRGEYFGVIMTPAASVVTSGPYERYFEKDGKRYHHIFDPATGHPAISDFSSVTIIDADSTKADALCTALFVMGRKKADAFLKKNPEIAAVFLLSGKNEALVTPHAETLFQLTDKNYKKSIIGGAKQ, encoded by the coding sequence ATGACGGTCAAAAAAACAACCTGTTTTACAATAGCGGCGGCCGCTTTTTTTTGCGCCGCCTTCTTCATTTACGGCAGAACTCAGGCTACGGCACAGCAGACCTGCGCCGCAAGCGAAAACTACCGCATGGGCACCTACGTGCGCGTCACGCTCTACGGCGCGGATAAAGAAAAATTAGATTCCTCGCTGAAAGAGGCCGACGGCCTCTTGGTGAAACTTGAGGAGCTTTTTTCCGCAAACATCGCCTCCTCCGACGTCGGCAGAATAAACACCGCGCGCGGCAAATGGACTTCGGTAGACGAAAAAACATATTCCCTCATATCACGCGCCGGAAAAACAGCGAAAGCCACCGGCGGCGCCTTCAACCCAGCCATCGGAGACGTGGTGAAGCTGTGGAAGATAGGCACGCCTCAGGCGCGCATACCCGAAGCCTACGAGATAGCGCGCGCTCTGCGCAACACCGACTACGGCAAGATAACTCTCAAAAACGACAATGGAAAATTCTTCGTCAAAGCGCCGGAGGGCATGGCCTTAGACCTTGGCGCCATAGCGAAGGGACGCGCGGCCGACCTTCTGAAGGCGCGCCTTTTGGAGCTGAACGTACAAAGCGCAATAATAGACCTTGGAGGCAACATAGACCTCATAGGAAAAGCGCCTAAACGCGGCCTCTGGAAGATAGGCCTACAGCACCCCGACCACCCTCGCGGAGAATATTTCGGCGTCATAATGACGCCCGCCGCCTCCGTAGTCACCTCTGGCCCGTACGAACGATACTTTGAAAAAGACGGAAAGCGCTACCATCACATCTTCGACCCTGCGACGGGACACCCCGCCATCTCAGACTTCTCCTCCGTCACGATAATAGACGCGGACTCCACAAAGGCCGACGCCCTCTGCACCGCGCTCTTCGTCATGGGACGGAAAAAGGCGGACGCCTTTCTTAAAAAGAATCCCGAAATAGCCGCCGTATTTTTGCTTTCCGGCAAAAACGAGGCGCTCGTCACCCCGCACGCTGAAACATTATTCCAGCTTACAGATAAAAATTATAAAAAAAGCATAATAGGAGGCGCAAAGCAATAA
- a CDS encoding hemolysin family protein, which translates to MLNSDLVGSIGLLGVLLAFSVYFSMTETSITSAGRGKLLAMADDFPHHKKGFLWLADNIAKAINVTLIGNNLVNIAASAVATSVAISIFGLAGPAVAVAVMTLLIVIFCEILPKNIAIAKKESVLLICMPLLRLFNFLLTPVMALLQTILKLIGKLIGMDLVSYSALISREEIDHIVSEGSAAGALEEDERKMIHGVIAFEETRVSEVMAPRIDMFSIDESDSVNDAVKIFLESGHSRIPVYKEDMDDITGILYAKDLLRPLSNGETDIAINKLMRKPLYVPETMKTDEALDMMKKARKHLAIVVDEYGGTAGLVTLEDLIEEIVGDIQDEYDKETPEILNVGENCYIVQGQVNLEDLAEALNYPFDTIYVDVDTLAGMILEITGDFPTQGQLISCGPWEIKVLEVQNHRILEAKMKFTGTAEDGLCE; encoded by the coding sequence TTGTTGAATTCTGACCTTGTAGGCAGTATTGGCCTGCTTGGCGTGCTCTTGGCCTTCTCCGTATATTTTTCAATGACGGAGACCTCAATCACGTCGGCAGGAAGAGGGAAACTTCTGGCGATGGCGGATGATTTCCCACACCACAAAAAAGGTTTTCTCTGGCTCGCGGACAACATCGCAAAAGCGATAAACGTAACTCTCATTGGCAACAACCTCGTCAACATCGCAGCGAGCGCCGTCGCAACCTCTGTAGCCATCTCAATTTTCGGACTGGCTGGCCCCGCCGTGGCGGTAGCCGTCATGACCCTGCTCATTGTCATATTCTGTGAGATCCTGCCCAAAAACATAGCGATAGCCAAAAAAGAAAGCGTGCTGCTCATCTGTATGCCGCTTCTGCGCCTCTTCAACTTTCTGCTGACGCCGGTGATGGCGCTTTTACAGACGATACTCAAACTGATCGGCAAGCTCATAGGCATGGACCTCGTCTCCTACAGCGCGCTCATCTCGCGCGAAGAGATAGACCACATCGTCAGCGAAGGCAGCGCCGCAGGCGCGCTTGAAGAGGACGAGCGCAAGATGATACACGGCGTCATCGCCTTTGAAGAGACCCGCGTCTCCGAAGTGATGGCCCCGCGCATAGACATGTTCTCAATAGACGAAAGCGACAGCGTAAACGACGCCGTGAAAATATTCCTTGAAAGCGGACATTCGCGCATCCCAGTATATAAAGAGGACATGGACGACATCACCGGAATACTTTACGCAAAAGACCTGCTCCGCCCGCTCTCAAACGGCGAGACGGACATCGCCATAAACAAGCTGATGCGCAAACCGCTCTACGTGCCGGAAACGATGAAGACGGACGAGGCTCTGGACATGATGAAAAAGGCGCGCAAACACCTGGCCATCGTCGTAGACGAATACGGCGGCACGGCGGGGCTCGTCACCCTGGAAGACCTCATCGAAGAAATCGTAGGCGACATCCAGGACGAATACGACAAAGAGACGCCAGAGATATTGAACGTCGGCGAAAACTGTTACATCGTCCAGGGACAGGTGAACCTTGAAGACCTGGCCGAGGCGCTGAACTACCCGTTTGACACTATCTATGTCGACGTAGACACTCTTGCCGGCATGATACTTGAGATAACCGGCGACTTCCCGACGCAGGGACAGCTCATAAGCTGCGGCCCGTGGGAGATAAAGGTGCTTGAGGTGCAGAACCACCGCATACTCGAGGCAAAAATGAAATTCACGGGCACGGCTGAAGATGGCCTCTGCGAGTAG
- a CDS encoding DUF805 domain-containing protein, producing MDDFVAAYKRMFENYFEFSGRSSRADFCGAIVMNILVGFLLAALSWMLPLIFFADWAYGIAVIIPLTALTVRRLHDMNKSGWWVLVGLFPVLNLILVIFCCFSDGTPGSNAYGA from the coding sequence ATGGATGATTTTGTTGCGGCGTATAAGAGGATGTTTGAAAATTATTTTGAGTTCTCCGGCAGAAGTTCGCGCGCGGATTTTTGCGGAGCGATAGTGATGAACATTTTGGTCGGTTTTCTGCTTGCCGCTTTAAGCTGGATGCTCCCGCTCATTTTCTTTGCGGACTGGGCCTACGGCATTGCCGTCATCATTCCGCTTACGGCGCTTACCGTGCGGAGGCTGCACGATATGAACAAAAGCGGGTGGTGGGTGCTGGTCGGGCTCTTTCCAGTGCTTAATCTCATTCTTGTGATTTTCTGCTGCTTCTCGGACGGAACTCCTGGGTCAAACGCCTACGGAGCCTGA
- a CDS encoding citrate lyase holo-[acyl-carrier protein] synthase, with protein MTPLEEVLAGREERAAWQRRWLSIKNAKGRSAYFICQIGLNIPGFPKRAPNDYDVINMCKKLLVAHANAKTREERFLENGAGVCWQGAFDAATQSASDMKRIALDAENRMTAGRILDIDIITEEGPVSRKEMGLAERRCLLCGENAKVCARLGSHSLEELHELAIREINRAAAEIRNIK; from the coding sequence ATGACGCCGCTTGAAGAGGTGCTTGCCGGGCGCGAAGAACGCGCCGCGTGGCAGAGGCGCTGGCTCTCCATCAAAAACGCAAAGGGACGCTCCGCCTATTTCATCTGTCAGATAGGGCTCAACATCCCAGGCTTTCCAAAGCGCGCGCCAAACGACTACGACGTGATAAATATGTGCAAAAAACTGCTGGTGGCCCATGCGAACGCAAAAACGCGCGAGGAACGCTTCCTTGAAAACGGCGCCGGCGTCTGCTGGCAGGGCGCTTTCGACGCGGCCACCCAGAGTGCCTCCGATATGAAGCGCATAGCGCTCGACGCGGAAAACAGAATGACGGCGGGGCGCATCCTTGACATAGATATAATCACCGAAGAGGGCCCCGTTTCAAGAAAAGAGATGGGCCTAGCTGAGCGCCGCTGTCTGCTCTGCGGCGAGAACGCAAAAGTCTGCGCGCGCCTTGGCTCTCATTCGCTGGAAGAGCTGCACGAACTTGCCATTCGAGAAATAAACAGAGCTGCGGCCGAGATCCGCAATATAAAATAA
- a CDS encoding [citrate (pro-3S)-lyase] ligase produces MFGLECRVTKSLSRYERRAVESLLGRSGLVFEGTPDYIALAEDTEGRLAATASLAGSVIKMVAADSQWQEAGLSGIVISALMRTAGEKGLYHLFIYTKPEMADRFAGLGFRPLAAAPSAVLMESGAPGIAQYKEKLAAERAKAEKDGAGSASAAVMNCNPFTLGHLHLIEEAARGAARLYVIVVEEDASVFPFADRISLVQRGTAHLPNVCVIGSGSYAVSAATFPTYFLKDRAEPAAAKVQAELDASLFGLLFVKELGITRRFVGTEPFCPVTAVYNEALKASLPSFGCAVTEIERIQADGAAISASRVRSMLAGGTEPEALSALLPSVTIDYLKSAKGAEIIKKLREKK; encoded by the coding sequence ATGTTTGGATTAGAATGCCGCGTTACAAAAAGCCTCAGCAGATACGAACGCAGGGCAGTTGAGTCGCTTCTTGGACGCAGCGGGCTCGTCTTTGAAGGCACGCCGGATTATATAGCGCTTGCGGAAGACACCGAAGGACGTCTTGCCGCCACGGCAAGCCTCGCGGGCTCTGTCATAAAAATGGTCGCCGCGGACTCTCAGTGGCAGGAGGCGGGGCTTTCGGGCATCGTCATTTCCGCTTTGATGCGCACCGCGGGAGAAAAAGGACTCTATCACCTCTTCATATACACAAAACCCGAGATGGCCGACCGCTTTGCCGGACTCGGCTTTCGCCCGCTTGCGGCGGCGCCCTCCGCGGTGCTTATGGAATCTGGCGCGCCCGGCATTGCGCAGTACAAAGAAAAACTTGCGGCCGAAAGAGCAAAGGCCGAAAAAGACGGAGCTGGCTCCGCCTCCGCCGCCGTGATGAACTGCAACCCGTTCACGCTGGGACATCTGCACCTCATCGAAGAGGCCGCGCGCGGCGCGGCGCGACTTTACGTCATCGTCGTAGAAGAGGACGCATCAGTCTTTCCGTTCGCCGACCGCATTTCACTGGTGCAGCGCGGCACGGCGCACCTGCCAAACGTCTGCGTCATTGGCAGCGGCAGCTACGCGGTATCCGCCGCGACATTCCCGACCTATTTCCTAAAAGACCGCGCTGAGCCGGCTGCGGCTAAAGTGCAGGCGGAACTTGACGCGTCGCTGTTTGGGCTGCTTTTCGTGAAGGAGCTTGGCATAACGCGCCGCTTCGTCGGCACGGAGCCGTTCTGCCCCGTTACCGCAGTCTATAACGAGGCGCTCAAAGCGTCGCTTCCGTCATTTGGCTGCGCCGTGACGGAGATAGAACGCATCCAGGCCGACGGAGCTGCCATTTCCGCGTCGCGCGTGCGCTCCATGCTTGCCGGCGGCACAGAGCCGGAGGCGCTTTCCGCGCTTCTGCCTTCTGTCACCATAGATTATTTAAAAAGCGCAAAGGGCGCCGAAATAATAAAAAAACTGAGGGAAAAGAAATGA
- a CDS encoding AMP-binding protein encodes MNSRLEAIIRDNLNRFPTEPFLWWQKTWWSRGAFAELIEECEEKLRASNFKKGQRLALLMPNSPVLLAMAIAVWKLGGAVALLDFRSAYVPLIKQLVHADVFAALTYRGCADLAPLISEEGIPCSVISLDTLDENVPGRPCSEESSDIAVIFYTSGTTGEPKAVPLSHDNLLACIDACVEHIQMLDDDEDVFLNALPNSNAFGFVCGALLPVVKATRQAILPSFMPVETSMEAIKNAGVTIVMAVPTMIALMVAAASRGVVVPPTLRCILSGGDRLPEASSKRAERVLATPVLQGYGLTEASSVVALPPGMDKKKPGSVGTLLDCVEAQIRNDDGSEQPAGKEGVLWIRGASVTHGYFRNAELTEQRFKNGWFNTCDVAKFDEDGYLYLVGRMTDVIFVGGFKVYAREVERVLEEHPAVEEAAVVGVPRPISGELVKAYIVLKKGERATAKDLIEYCRKKLSYYKAPRIIEFITEMPRSAIGEIVKRKLSQD; translated from the coding sequence TTGAATTCCAGACTTGAGGCAATAATCAGGGACAATCTGAATAGATTCCCTACTGAGCCCTTTCTTTGGTGGCAAAAGACCTGGTGGTCCCGCGGCGCCTTCGCAGAGCTCATTGAGGAATGTGAGGAAAAGTTAAGAGCCAGCAATTTCAAAAAGGGGCAGCGGCTAGCTTTGCTTATGCCAAACAGCCCTGTCCTGCTTGCGATGGCCATTGCGGTCTGGAAGCTCGGCGGCGCTGTGGCGCTGCTTGACTTCCGCTCCGCCTATGTGCCGCTCATAAAACAACTCGTTCACGCCGACGTCTTTGCGGCGCTGACCTACCGAGGCTGCGCGGACCTTGCACCGCTCATTTCAGAAGAGGGCATCCCGTGCTCCGTCATCAGCCTTGACACGCTTGACGAAAACGTCCCCGGGCGTCCCTGTTCGGAGGAGTCGTCAGACATCGCCGTTATCTTCTACACCTCCGGCACGACCGGCGAGCCAAAGGCCGTGCCGCTCTCTCACGACAATCTGCTGGCCTGCATAGACGCCTGCGTGGAACATATACAGATGCTTGACGACGACGAAGACGTCTTCCTCAACGCGCTGCCAAACTCAAATGCCTTCGGCTTCGTCTGCGGGGCCCTGCTGCCCGTCGTGAAGGCGACGCGTCAGGCGATACTGCCGTCGTTCATGCCGGTGGAAACCTCTATGGAGGCTATAAAAAACGCTGGCGTCACCATCGTGATGGCGGTGCCTACGATGATAGCGTTGATGGTGGCCGCCGCGTCCCGCGGGGTGGTGGTGCCGCCTACGCTGCGCTGCATACTTTCGGGCGGAGACAGGCTGCCGGAAGCCTCGTCCAAACGCGCGGAGCGGGTGCTTGCGACGCCTGTGCTTCAGGGCTACGGCCTCACCGAGGCCTCGTCCGTCGTGGCGCTGCCGCCTGGGATGGACAAGAAAAAGCCCGGCAGCGTCGGTACCCTGCTTGACTGTGTTGAAGCACAGATAAGAAACGACGACGGCAGCGAGCAGCCGGCGGGCAAAGAGGGCGTCCTCTGGATACGCGGCGCAAGCGTCACTCACGGCTATTTCAGAAACGCGGAGCTTACTGAGCAGCGTTTCAAAAACGGCTGGTTCAACACCTGCGACGTGGCTAAGTTCGACGAAGACGGCTATCTCTATCTCGTCGGGCGCATGACGGACGTCATTTTCGTAGGAGGCTTCAAAGTTTACGCGCGTGAAGTGGAGCGAGTCCTCGAAGAACATCCCGCGGTCGAAGAGGCCGCGGTGGTCGGAGTGCCCAGGCCCATAAGCGGAGAACTGGTCAAGGCGTACATCGTCCTCAAAAAAGGAGAGCGCGCCACGGCCAAAGACCTGATAGAATATTGCCGCAAGAAACTGTCCTACTACAAGGCGCCGCGCATAATCGAATTTATAACTGAGATGCCTCGCTCTGCGATAGGCGAGATAGTAAAGAGAAAGTTGTCGCAGGATTAA
- a CDS encoding M20 family metallopeptidase: protein MSDQIELSALGASLLERAEKIMEEMQDWRRDFHQFPELAFEENITASKITNVLRSLPGMEVTCGFAAQTSVVGVLGADLPGQALMLRATMDAIAADEQTGLPFSSCIPGVMHGCGHDAEMASLLGAAAVLSEMPEALSQKIVFLFQPAGEGRSGAKSLTENHFIEKFNIGRCAAVNWASELPYGELFSRRGVMTALSDRIHIDIHGASGHGAEPHLTVDPVTIAANIIITIQTMLAREVDPREPVVVSFGQVEAGAAYNIIPEQANLWGTLRAFDSRTRDFVQSRIETVAPGIAKALRGIASVEYTRNYAQVDNNLEMLDSLTHIGVPFFGEEGITMLERPLLSGEDFSFFSNSVPSVFMLLGTGLEYPLHHPRYDIPESMLPFAAAWEAYMALTMTA, encoded by the coding sequence ATGAGTGATCAGATCGAACTTTCCGCTTTAGGAGCGTCGCTGCTTGAGCGGGCGGAAAAAATCATGGAGGAGATGCAGGACTGGCGAAGAGATTTTCACCAATTTCCAGAGCTTGCATTTGAAGAAAATATCACCGCCTCTAAAATCACAAATGTCCTGAGATCACTTCCCGGCATGGAGGTGACGTGCGGCTTTGCCGCGCAGACATCCGTTGTGGGCGTGCTTGGCGCAGACCTTCCCGGCCAGGCGCTGATGTTGCGTGCGACGATGGACGCGATAGCGGCCGACGAACAGACCGGACTGCCGTTTTCCTCCTGTATCCCCGGCGTCATGCACGGCTGCGGGCACGACGCGGAGATGGCCTCGCTCCTTGGCGCGGCCGCCGTGTTGTCCGAAATGCCAGAGGCGCTCAGCCAAAAGATCGTTTTTCTTTTCCAGCCGGCGGGCGAAGGCCGCAGCGGCGCAAAGTCGCTTACGGAAAATCATTTCATCGAAAAGTTCAACATCGGCCGCTGCGCCGCCGTAAATTGGGCCTCAGAGCTTCCATACGGCGAACTGTTCTCGCGCCGCGGCGTCATGACGGCCCTTTCCGACCGCATCCATATAGACATCCACGGAGCCTCAGGGCACGGCGCGGAGCCGCACCTGACGGTCGACCCAGTCACTATCGCAGCAAATATAATAATCACCATCCAGACGATGCTCGCGCGCGAGGTAGACCCGCGCGAACCCGTAGTAGTCTCGTTTGGACAGGTGGAGGCCGGCGCGGCCTATAACATCATCCCGGAACAGGCCAATCTTTGGGGCACGCTGCGAGCCTTTGATTCACGCACGCGCGATTTTGTGCAGAGCCGCATAGAAACTGTGGCCCCCGGCATAGCTAAGGCGCTGCGCGGCATAGCCTCTGTAGAATATACCCGCAACTACGCACAGGTAGACAATAACCTCGAAATGCTGGATTCACTGACGCATATCGGGGTTCCTTTTTTCGGCGAAGAGGGCATAACGATGTTGGAACGTCCGCTGCTCTCGGGTGAGGATTTCTCATTTTTCAGCAACAGCGTGCCCTCCGTCTTCATGCTTTTGGGCACCGGGCTTGAATATCCGCTGCACCATCCGCGCTACGACATTCCAGAGAGTATGCTCCCCTTTGCGGCCGCCTGGGAGGCATATATGGCGCTTACAATGACCGCATAG
- the rarD gene encoding EamA family transporter RarD, whose product MTDSQKGAACAFLSYLCWGSMPVYWKALAHVSSFVILCNRVLWSAVFTIMVIAGARMWSTGAAFAAKNKRQTLWLVVGGFLITFNWGLYIWAINDGRILETSLGYYINPLVSMCFGMLFFGERMRRAQVAALLLALAGVLVQVFYLGEVPLVSLGLALSFGLYGVLKKAVAVSPPIGLFIETISVAPAALLWLWYMQRTGEATYPYDMWTYLLLAGTGIMTSVPLFLFAYATKRIELTALGFIQFVSPTLTFLIGTLIYHEPLSPIRTLTFVLIWSAVAVYCADKIYLARRETH is encoded by the coding sequence TTGACCGATTCACAAAAGGGCGCGGCCTGCGCGTTCCTCTCATATCTGTGTTGGGGGTCGATGCCGGTATACTGGAAGGCTCTCGCGCATGTTTCATCTTTTGTTATACTATGCAACCGCGTACTTTGGTCCGCGGTCTTCACTATCATGGTGATCGCGGGCGCGCGGATGTGGAGCACGGGCGCCGCCTTCGCCGCAAAAAATAAACGGCAGACGCTTTGGCTCGTCGTAGGAGGATTTCTCATCACCTTCAACTGGGGGCTTTATATATGGGCCATCAACGATGGACGGATACTTGAAACGAGCCTCGGCTATTACATCAATCCGCTTGTCTCGATGTGCTTCGGGATGCTCTTTTTCGGCGAGCGCATGAGGCGCGCGCAAGTGGCGGCGCTTTTGCTCGCGCTTGCCGGGGTGCTCGTGCAGGTCTTTTATCTTGGCGAGGTGCCGCTCGTATCGCTCGGCCTTGCGCTCTCCTTCGGCCTCTACGGAGTGCTGAAAAAAGCCGTCGCAGTCTCCCCGCCCATAGGTCTTTTCATCGAGACCATCTCCGTCGCCCCCGCGGCTCTCTTATGGCTCTGGTACATGCAGCGCACGGGAGAGGCGACTTATCCTTATGATATGTGGACCTATCTGCTGCTTGCCGGAACCGGAATCATGACCTCCGTGCCGCTTTTTTTATTTGCCTACGCGACAAAGCGCATAGAGCTGACGGCGCTTGGCTTTATACAGTTCGTCTCGCCCACCCTCACCTTTCTTATCGGCACGCTCATCTACCATGAGCCGCTCTCACCGATAAGAACGCTGACCTTTGTGCTGATTTGGAGCGCGGTCGCTGTATACTGCGCCGATAAAATTTATCTCGCGCGGCGCGAAACTCATTGA